TCATTTtcagagaataaataaattagtttcttaatttttatgaAGTGTTCcccaaaaattatatttgtaagCATTCTTTAGGATGCAACAGTGgggaaggattttttttgtgcaagtGAAATTTGATCCTTCACAGCTATGGTTGTTAAGACACCACCCGATTCCTACAGACGGTGCTTTAGCAGGACACTTACCACAGTCCCCATGTTTATCtgaggaagaaacaaaaacatttaagccAAAATTTTGCAACTAAAGCAAACTGGCACAAATGTTAATAGGATTTCAAGGTTGTTGTTCTTTTGCCTTGTTTAGGAAACACACAGACTAAAACTTCAGTGATGAGATGCAATTAACTCATAATGAAGAACTTGTGTGATTTATTCTGACTGGACAAGATGGGATAACGCCTCAGAGCCCAAGTTAAAGGGCTTTGCTAGTCAAACGTATTAGTAAAAGACTTTTCGCAGGTCTGCCTAAATGTCAATCAGAACGCTTCTGTTTGCGTTCTCACAAACTATTAAAACATCGGCCCAGTTCTAAGGTCCTTACACTGGCTACCTGTATCTCAGAGGACATGCTTTAAAATACTTTAGCTGGTTTAGAAATCACTGAGAGGATTAGCACTATAATATAACAAATATctgttattgtatcaaccttacagaccagttctggttctgaccttcTCTGGATCCCcacaatcagaaccaaacatggagaatcaGCATTCAGCTTACTATACCCCACAAATCCGgaaaaaatgtccagaaaactgaaaaaatgctttaaattgAGGCTAAAATCCAGTTGCTTACAGTTACCTTTGGTTGATAACTGGATCATTAATTTGAGTCTGTTTTGCAAATTTACATCCTTTTCCTTTATTataatgtttgctgtttttatcatgtatttGAAATGGCCTGTTGCTATAATGTAATAAATGAATTTGCGAGGGGGTTTCTTAATTTCCTAGGACAAGTAAAGCTTTACCAGTTCTTTAAACAATCAGAAATCACAACAGTGGTGAAACATTTTAGTAGCAACAGTCTTAATTAACAGTATTAATTTGGCACCGTCAGTGAGACTGAAACTTACTTTAGGATCAACTTTCAGAGGAGTGGTCTGTTTGATAAAGGATTTTATCACGGCGGTTCGGCCAATGGAGCTAGGGGTCATCATCAGCATCTGATTCTTATTCACAGTGTGAAGAAAAGCTCTCATGCTTGGTTTCATTGTCTACATATTGGAGAGAAGACAATGTTCCATGTATTACTTCAATAATAAACCCACTTAATAGTTTAAAAACCGCCCCAATAAGATTGTTGTGTCGTACACTTTGGCTTTTCTTCGGTGGAGAGAAGCGCTTCGTGGGGCTGTACTCAGTGTCTGGGGCCTTTCGTTTTGTGCTGAGGCTCGatctaaagacagaaaaacaaaaatgctaagTCAAtttgcatatactgtatatgtataaaactgagccgtatgcaacgaaatttcgttctgtatacaccctgtgcatgcaaaatgacaatacaGTCAGTCTAAGTAGTCTAAAATGTTATACACAGCACTGACATGTCTTTATTATTGCTAACATGACAGTACTCTTATTTCTTTGCAATTTGGGACAATATCCAAGTccaagtgttaaaaaaaaacaaaacacacacatcacactaaaactgaacacacacacctttGAGTTGCCTGGCTTTGTTTCCTAGTAGCagccactgaatgaaaaaaatgcaaacatcaaTTTAATACCATCAGAAAAGTTGCGTGGTAgttcaacactgcaaaaaacacaaaatcctaattatttagtatttttggtctagtttctagtgcaactATCTTATTATACCCAAGATACAAATAATGTACAAGtgacttttcaacaagatataggagattgttttaagtcaacaattcttTGCTACCGAGTAACGTAAACTAGTTACAGAGGcagattatttaaagtttttttgtaagttagttttgtcttattcaatTTCAAGATACTTCCACTAGAAaggagacaaaaatattttaagaatttgtgttttttttttacagggaaAATCATAATCAACAGAGTAAAAGCAAAACTATGACAGGATCTCATACCAGACTTTTTGGCAGGAGTGCTCATTTTAACCACAGAGCAAAACAACGGAGGAGGAGCCAGTTTGGGAGAATTAGCAGCTACAGAGCGAGTTACGCGCTCAACAGCAGGCACAGGGACTTCACGACCGCTTTCAGGCTTGTTTGAAGGAAAGGGAGGAAGAAATTACATAGAAGACAACTCAAAGGAATAAGTTAAACAcactaaacaaagaaaagctACCTTTGAAGCTTCACTTGCTTTTTCCGGCAAGTCATCAACAATGTCTTCAGTTTCTGCTTTGCTGCTAAAGTGAATAAAATAGTATAGATGAGGGACACTGGATACTGATTCATGAATTAAATTGCAGCATCTGGTGGATGAGGGTAGAttataaaaagacaagaaaaagccATGGTTCTACTGTACCACTGGTGGTACTTCAGGAATCTTTACTAAGAATAGAAATACAATGGAACATTTTAACTATTCATGAAGTAAATATGATGTGAATAAACTTATCGGCTCTAAATCAAATGTGTTGAATGCATTAATACTAGGACTTTTCACCATTTGCAGTACATAAACACAACATGTAATatgcacataaaaataaaaagcagctttcatTAGCAGTCACATATCACACATCCTCAATGAAAAGATTCATTTCCACCAGACGGGCAAAAAAAAGCTCATCTATTAAAACgtaatttttcagaaaagaacatttttgtgaTTCATTTTGAACAGATGCAATTTCTGAGAAACATCAGCTTagaatttaaaacagaattgtGAACCCCCATTTTGTTAACCTCAGAGCCATTTCCATTCCTACAACTGTAAATGCACAAAAGAATGTAAACCTCCCAAATGAAAAATTGATATTAAATGCAAAGAAAGCGGTTTTACTCACACTTCCTCATTATCCTCATCTGCAGATTCCATTAAGGCATTTGCTCCTgcgcaaacaaaaaagaaaagaaaatcaaagacgAGAAAGAAGTTTAATCAAAGTGAGGAAGAATCTGTTGAAGATGTCTGCATTTGGGAGATTAAATAGCTCACCACcagtgttgctgctgctgcttgtagAGGTGCTCATTCGAGTAGACATCCTCTTGAGCATAGAGCGGCGTGAAGCCCGGCGGATGGATTCCTGTGTCATACTGTGCCGAAGACCAGCCAGTGAGTGCCGCAATTTGAGGGAGCAGCGTGCAGAGCTCCGCCTTGACCTCCGATCAGCTGCAGCTATTGCTATCTTTGTAGCTGTACGACCCGGAGACGCCTCTGGCTTATTGGCAAGTTCTGCAGACAAGCGATCCTCTGCTGAGATGTTGACGACCAACTCCGCTGAACGAATCTTCGGAGGAGGACTGAGAAGTGATGCTGGCATTGTCAGATTTGGTTTCTGCattaactttttgaattttgtcCACTTCATCCTCTTCCTTCACCAGCTCTTGCTTCTTGTTCTGCACATCTTCCTGCTTGCTGCTGTCACTGAATGACAAGCTTTCATCTACATCTTCAGGCTTcgtctgtttgtttttacgGGTAGCACGTTTTGGTTTTGGAGGGTTACTAGCCTTAGAGGTTGAGACCTCAGAGATCGCTTCTTCTTCAGGAATCAAGTTGAAAGGTTTAACAGATGATCCACGAAGATTGCTACGCTTTCCCTTTGAGAACCTGCGTCAcatgcaacacaaacacaagacgttgcaacacaaaacataaaaagctgcCACAGACACAGGTACAACATACCTGTGTCTGTGGCAGTGTCATAACAGTGTCTTCAGTTTCTGCTTCTGTCATTAAAAGGGGTAATGACCTTTTTATGAAGGTCATTGCCcttcataaaaagaaattatcaAACAAACCTCCTTGCTTGACTTTCCTCTTGGCGCCCTGCAGACACCCGCCTCCTGCGACTGTTCTTTTTCTGTGATGGCGTTTTCGGCATTAGTTCTGGTTCAGCATTAAAGTCTCtgaaaaaaatgagagaaagagagagatgtatgttaacaaaaaaaaaaaaaaagtttggcaaGAATCCATTTAGCAGACCTTCACTGCAATAAGGTAAGCCTACCTAGAGAACATGCGATTTGCTTCTTGTTGTATCTCTTCGAGCCACACCATGTGGACATTTTCGATCTCATTGATGAATTCCTGCGTCTTTCCCACAAACATCTCCGCGAGGGAGCGCACTGACGGCAGCACGGAGTTCATGGTGGCAGCTGTAGAGAGAAAGTCGAGTGATTATTAAACTGTTGACTAGATCGCATATGCTTTCACAGAATGTGAGCTTTGTTACACTAGCTATCCAGGTCAATGTCTTACCAAAAATAGTGAGTTGTAAAGTAAGTACTGCAAGTTGATTTACTGTACATCTCTGTTAAAAACTGCAATGGTGATTCTATTTAATTTACTTCCAGAAATTATTTAGTTCATCAGAGGAGCTGCATGTTGGGAAAAaggctccatttttttttcttgttttcattacATGTGTTTTTTTGGAAGTTCTTAAGACTTCAATAATGATTCATAGAATGATTCATAAAGTTCATAAAACTTCAACCAATAATTATattgaaatttaaatttaagagtGACATTGAATGGGAAAACACAGTTGAAAAACTTAACTTGGATAATTTATCCAATTCCCAAACTAATAAAGCACTTGTCCTGTGTGTCTTAGCATACATTTATTGGAGTTTATCATCAAAATTGCAACATGTCcagtatgttgttctttttttttttaacagtagaTTTTAAACATCATATGATTGCTAATTTCCACAGCAATTGcaactttttaatgaaatgcaTTGTAATGTGGTACTTTCACTTATTTTTTGAGTTAGTTGATGGCTGCTGTGAAATacctgtcaaaaaaaaaacaaaaaaaaaaaactttcacattGCAATATAAGTAAAGGCCTTTTTTTGCAGCATTATGCTACAATTTGTATAGattttttacacagaaaaactgCAACAGCGTTATCTTTTGGGAGACATGACATTTCAATCAGGAACAACCTTTGTTGAATTAAAGCAACTAAATCTAAAGTGAAGTGAGTATGCTTGGGTTTAACTGTGctttgcaaaacagaaaaatattttagaactGAAGAGTAAAAAGATATAGTAAATTCCTTTCTccattaacaaataaaaatgttcaagctCATTAAACCCTGAAGTAAAACAATACCTTTCAATTGATGCTGAACTGTTTTTTCATCACCATTTTGTTCTTTGATTACTGTTCTGCCTTAGATACTGTATTCAATAGcatatatttaataatattgttttactttaaatactACACTATGTACATTATGCTGTTTGAACTTTTGTAGATGCTACAATGACAAAACCTCCTCTCTAAATGACAACAGTGATCATGAGACTTAAATGTTGTAAAAGTGGCATTTTACCTTAcgttcaaaataaacatttttaactaaacTGTTATGTTCAgttattattcttttcacaaTGGTCTATAACCAAGAGATTTATGTTTATAATTATTAAAccttatattttaaaatttccaaatTATGCACACTTCCGGAAGCGACTATGcacaaaaataacctgaaatcGCTGTGGCGTCAATTCACACGCAGTATGAATTCGTCGAAGTATTGCAATACTTGTAATTTTCTGCACTTCCACCTACAATAACCCAAAGATAGCATCAATACATTTGAAGTACTTAGGAAAAAATGACGTAGATGAAGTTAACAATAGCAACTATAGGTTTCAAAGTGCAGCATGCTAGCGTGGGGGAGGGGAGATTTGTAAGAAAATCATAAGGAAAACTACAAACGGCCGCGATTTAAccgagaaaaaaaacaaaacagacttttGAGTTGTAAGTAACACTAGCATTAACGTTTCAATTTCTATCTACTCCAAAAACCACCAGAAGACTAACGTTAAAATGTTAACGTTGTAACGTTTACAAACATAGACGAGCATCAATATTTACCTTTAGTATCCGCGTTTCTTTACGACGTCAACGAAGACCGTTGGTCTGTtatttatagtaaaaaaaaaaaccaaaaaactaaatcaatcGCATATCTGCACTAAACAAAAACGAACTAGTAATAATCCCTACGTTTGTTCTTCGGTCCTAGAAGTGAGGAAGACAACAGCTATTCTCCCAATAACCCGCTGAAACCGTTTTTAACTTGTTCAAACCACGGCACGGCAACCAATCACAGCGCAGAACAGCTTCTTCGAGTGGCTCGATGTTTTCACCGTGACATCCAAGATGAGCGGAGTTAACCTTGCAAATGGCAGCAGCGAAGTATGCGGGGAGTGGCAACTGCGGGGTCTGAAGGAATATAATATAAACGCTGCAGATCCTTAGGGCGGCGTTACTGTTTTCGAGTCAGATTTAAATCAACCAATCACTGGTTAGAATTTTCGTGTTCCTCTTACGACACTTTTGCACATCTTTATGGCAAAGtgacaaagttgttgttttcgCTAATACGTTAACCTTGTGAACAATCCAAAAGCCCTTTTCAATTCTTTCGTCTCTTTGTCTTATGTGCATCTGTCACTCGATGACAGTATAAGGCTGAATCCACCAGCTGATCCATTCTTGTGCCTCTTGTGAGTTTATCAATATAAATATGTACAGAAGAGGCATGTTTTTTCCCTTCAGTTCAcgttcaaaaaaatattttttggaaaaatactTCTGTGGAAATCTATATTTAATTACCCagctgggatttttttttattctcaatgtACCTTTgttcattaatttaaaaaaaagtatatttaaacATAGGTGTAATTGAAGAAACACTTAAAatctgtttgcatgtttctttttgaaTTAAACATGACATTTGCAAGATCATTTGTgacaaaggcaaaaaaaagtccaaattaatgtcttttattgtttctttataATATTACCAATACTTTTCCATGTTTATTGTTGAGAATTCCAACACATATCACAGACAtaataattttgcatatttttctgtgAATGAAATGATGAGGAGGAGTGACAAGGCTCTTGTTTCAAAGCGGCCAGCAGAAAGACGGGGGATCCATTTTACATATACAGCCTGCTTCTCGAGGAAAAGTGACTGGCTGTCCTGAAATGACAGATGTATAATATTCAAAGACAaagccattttatttttctaacttcaACGTTTGtttaatgaaacacaaactgtaGCTGCATGTCACTGCTTGTGTGTTACCTGGCATTAGAGGGATTTTAGCTCCTGATGCCTTCAGGACAATTTGCAGCTTATGAGGATTAGTGTTTCCAGCTCTGCCAGTCTGTTCTCTGAGTATGACGCAGACATCATCTTTCCTGAGCAGCCAGTCCATCTGATTGCCCAGGTAGTTGATGCCACGGACACACAGTTCACAGATCTCATCCGGAAGCAGCGGGGCGAAGGCCAAGCATTCTTTCTGAACTCTAAAAAACAGTGAAGCCTTTCAAACACCGTCAGTAGCCACATGATGATCTGAGCATGTTGGAGGGATAAATAACTGACCTGAAACCCGTGTACCCAAACAGCACAGCCTGCAGGAATCCTCCCATACCTGTGAGGAAATTTACCTGCTCCAGAGCCATCGGATGATTCACTCCATACCTGTGAAGAGATGTGATGAAGTGTCCACTGAGTCATTGTTGGTTTAATGAGCGCGTGTGAGTCCCTCTGCGTACCTGAAATGGCCCCTGGATGTTCTTGAAGCACTTTTCAAGTAAGCGTTGCGCTTTCTCAGCTTCGCCCAGCTCCAGCCAGCCTATTGCAAACATACCCTGCAGATGGAaaggaaaattaatttgttcaaaACTTAGAACGCTACGTTGTGTATGTACTTTTCAACATtcgcaaccacaaactttaaagcattttatattAGATGCCAACATAAAGTGATGCATATttttgaagtggaaagaaactgatatacaaatttaaaagtttttacaaacataatAACCAACACCCCAAATCAATACAACTGTATGTGGGTATGTGTTCATTGGTTTTGCACATCCAGACAGTGAATTTCCCAATTGAATTTAGGTTTGATGTTCTTTAACTAGAACATCAAATAGGATTGGATATATTCCATTTCATTACAGCTCTGGTTGTGTGTTTAGGATCATTGACTATTCTTCAAGGAGAACCTCCACCAAAGTCTCAGGTTTTTTCAGGATTGTCCTACATTCATCTCAATGCCTTGTTTCTCCCTCACCTGTCTGACTTGTTCCTTCGTTTTCACTATCTTATGTTTTTAACAAGAGAGTTTCTTTAACACAGAGTTAAATAGTAGCTAAATGATTTTTGAAGGTAACTAGTTGaagtgcattttatttatgggtatcAGAGGAAATTGGGGTGAATACAAATGGACatgacatttttcagatttttacatgtaaaccttatcccaataaaatatcttgaagtttgtggttggaaggtggcaaaataagaaaaacctCAAAAGGTATGAATACCTTTCCAAAACACTGTTCATATTTGTAAAGGAGTTTGTAAAATGTGCTGAACATGCAACTCCTTGAGCCTAACTTACCCACGTCATGGCTGGTCCGTTTGGGTCTGTGACCGGCTCGTAGGCTTCCAGATCAGTCCTCCTAACCTCCGGAGGCATCGGCAGGCCGAGGGGATACCCCAGCATCACTGTGTCTGCCTGTTTCACCGGTTGACCTGTGTGTGGCAAACAGCAGAAAGTTTGGATGTTTTCTGAATTCTGGATCCTTTTTTCCTGGTTTGGTGTGAGAGAGGCACAGACTTCAACCTTTACTGTAGCCATCATACTCCGGATGGTACTGCAACTCTTGGTCAAAAGGTATTTCGATGCGCTCGGCCACTTCCTGCCATTCTTTTGGAGCCGAGT
Above is a window of Xiphophorus hellerii strain 12219 chromosome 2, Xiphophorus_hellerii-4.1, whole genome shotgun sequence DNA encoding:
- the incenp gene encoding LOW QUALITY PROTEIN: inner centromere protein A (The sequence of the model RefSeq protein was modified relative to this genomic sequence to represent the inferred CDS: inserted 2 bases in 1 codon) — encoded protein: MNSVLPSVRSLAEMFVGKTQEFINEIENVHMVWLEEIQQEANRMFSRDFNAEPELMPKTPSQKKNSRRRRVSAGRQEESQARRFSKGKRSNLRGSSVKPFNLIPEEEAISEVSTSKASNPPKPKRATRKNKQTKPEDVDESLSFSDSSKQEDVQNKKQELVKEEDEVDKIQKVNAETKSDNASITSQXPPPKIRSAELVVNISAEDRLSAELANKPEASPGRTATKIAIAAADRRSRRSSARCSLKLRHSLAGLRHSMTQESIRRASRRSMLKRMSTRMSTSTSSSSNTGGANALMESADEDNEEVSKAETEDIVDDLPEKASEASKPESGREVPVPAVERVTRSVAANSPKLAPPPLFCSVVKMSTPAKKSVAATRKQSQATQRSSLSTKRKAPDTEYSPTKRFSPPKKSQSTMKPSMRAFLHTVNKNQMLMMTPSSIGRTAVIKSFIKQTTPLKVDPKINMGTVTKERHKLEALRKKQEQEEERMRKMEEEKKKKQEEQKRKREDRIKRVFEAKVKEDLREEEKKKKIEQKMAQIDEKNDKRQAEEKVKKKLAAKRQEELEQKKKLEEEARKKKIQQEEEKRQQELAAKKKAEEEEQQARKALERQREQELERERQAAAERERVEKEKALALQREVERAAREKEERELEERRKALEDKRKLEEQQRLAAKEKALKEREEAKRREAAAEAQKLLNKTVDLEYSVMTTPAGKGGLNVTVDMQEMSVQSYAITPDGGNKTLTISKNPEDYGMDQNSDDSTDDESAPRKPIPSWAEGVNLKQLMGKQYFNPIDVDSIFGPIEPLRLENIFYKSKPRFFKRTSSAVWHSPPTGGK